DNA from Drosophila suzukii chromosome 2R, CBGP_Dsuzu_IsoJpt1.0, whole genome shotgun sequence:
TTACTGCTGGTTACGGATCTTGGTATTTAATTGTCTTTGCTTTAACCACTCTAATTCCAGTTTAGTAGGTAATCtaaattttaaagttgtatttttaaaactacAAAATACATGAAGATAAATTGGAAACAAcaaaattcaagaaaaacaaaagaaatcactATAGTCGATAGCCTCGACTTTAGCAAATCTGCTTTTTTCACTTACACACCTAGCCTACAGCGCCAcctatcttcttcttctatagTCTATATAGTCGGAACCGCTGCCTTTAATctcttacatactttccgacgaatatagtatTCCCttaactctacgagtaacgggtataaaaagaattAGTTgtgttataatttttaaatagcGAAATATTTGGAAAAAAGGTGCAGTTTCGCTGGCACCGGTGTGTGCCTTTGGCGTATGTGGTTGGGGTATCCTACCATTTCTCTGAGTGCTTAATTGTGTGTAAGCTGGTGTGCGGTTTAAGCTTTTGTAACGGTCCACAGACGCATTCGGCTTCTGACACGGAACCAACGGCGGCGTCTCCACACAAAAAGCGGATGTATGTTATTTACGTGGCAAGTTTGCTACCCAATCTCTACCTTTAAGCAACCCATGGTGGTCCACTATTTTCAGTACCCTGAATCTTGGGACAAAGTTGGGTTATAGTTTTAAGTCGATGAGCTTTTTTTGTGTACGGATGAGTCGCTGGGGGTGCAGATGAAACTTTCTTACTGTTTGTGGGAAAATAAAGTTTCTCGACATTTGCTCTTCCAATACTGGGCTAAAAGTATATTAAGTCTGTGGTACATGAGTGGGCCAGAAGGAGAAGTTTTTAGCTTGATAGGCATAGCATACATATTCCTGCGTCCGTTTTAGTCACTTtaggaaaatattttataagtaACGGAAAGTTACGTTACTTGCCAGGACTTCGGCTTGCGAATGCTCAAAAACGTTGTAAAGCGGTAAAAAGAACACAAAAATAATTTCAACACAATTTCATTAAAAGAACAGTAGTTAtgttaatatatatatacatttaatgTGTGTATGATAagagtaaataaataaataagtttagattgaaaaacaaattaaaattaacaagagagaacgctgtagtcgatgccatcgactattagatacccgctTCTCAGCTAAGAggagtgcgagggagatggagacATGCAAGTCGCAAAGCGAATGTTCTTAAGGTTGCACATTTTGTTTGcgtttaactttttaatgaatggtccGATTTGAACCGTTCGATTTTTCTCATGTAGATGGATATTGATAATCAAAAGAAAATATCAtttaaactaaataaatattaacttCGGCACTCCAAAGTTTCTTGCATGTCGTTTCCGTGGGAGCATTCTATGTACAGAGCTTTCTgattttagaaaactaaacaattataaaaattttagataatgttccatttcaatttactGCCGTACATACATGTTTACAGAAAAGGAAATATAACAGTCtatgtattattttgaaattaattctaaaatatgtcaaaaaaaccaaagttataatttttcaaacaaaaaaatctactatttttccgattattcctatgagAGCCATTGAATAtaaatctccgatatttctaaaattttattcaaaattcttaaatattaaaagaatgatATTCCCAAGAGTAGAAGGTAATATGTCAAAACAccaaagttaaaatttttcttacattttttcaaaaaagtttttgattattcctatgggagctatattttatagttgtccgatccggggAAGGTTTCATACCGGTGGCTTCAAAACTGAGAGACTGGgtaaacgtctccttcactgcgttgcaaacttctgattgaaatcataataccctctgcaaagGTATAAAAATGTGGGTGCTGGACAGGTTTTaccgttatgggcgttagactGGGCGTGTGCCACGTGCTGAAATAAACTCGCACTATATCAGAAATCAGAATTTTTTGGCTTGATTTAGCCTTAACCCATTTGCATCTGCCCAATCAAATATTTGCTTAATTTCGTTGTACACTCACTAATTAGACTTAGAATTCGACTAACATATAATTGGGCATCTTCTGCATATAGGTAGGTGCACATCACTTACAGAAATACATTTAGGAAGATCAATTACATACAACGAGCAATGCAGTGGACTTAAAACTGGGCCTTGTCGGACTCCCTGAGTGAGAGGTAGAAATGACGAATTAAGCGACCCGGAGACATTGGCACGAACTTGACGTGAAATTGTACAGTGCGGATCTTTGTACACAGAAGTTCAAGATTAGTCGAGTCAAACGCTTTGCTAAAACCAAGAAGTGTTAGGAGAGTTACTTTGcgttacatttttaaaatggcAGTTGTATAGCTTTTGTGCTTTAAGAACCTCATTGTTTGGAACTAAGAAGTTTATTGTTCTCCAGGTAAGTTTGCATTTGCAGGGCAACAATTAAGATAGTTACGTTCACTTGATGTGTGTATTTTGTTATTGAAAAAGTAAATAGTTATTTAACtatcaaaaatagttatcCTAACGTAAAATCTTCCacacaaaagtatgcaacaacaGCTTTGTTGTTTATAATTCCCAACTGGGTCTAGCGTCTTGTAAACCTAAACCTAGACTCCCCAGCCGAATTCTGAAAACTTAAAACATATTCTCTGAAGTCTTCAGCACACTTCCACACTAGCTGAAAGTCACTTTTAAAAAGTGCAATACTACCCTTTTTATAGTTACATACAATTTGTATACTAACCCTTACGCTTACGTATTACGTCAGAGTAACTTTTTGATGGTTGGGAACCGTTTTACTATTATATTGATCAGTCTTACCAACCAGTTTTTTGTGTGTAAGGCCCATCCGCTATAAATTGATTACTATGAAACCTTTGCAAGTTTATACCCATCAATTCGGATTTGCCTAAGTACAGACATGTGTACGTCAAGGCAATGCAGTTCtggaaataaatatattaataaaccaTTTTTATATTATGCAGCTGTGCTCTAAAATAATACATCTGTTTTTTTATGCATAAAATTAATGCATACTAAAtgttaaaacaaatttataacttttatAACGCTTAGTTTTtgaatatcatttttaaatattttgtaaaaatttaaatgagcgtttgtttttattataaacaCTTATGTATGTATCTACATgccaacaaaataaaatcggattattcattaaaaagttataaccaaataataatcaatacGAGTATTTTGAAATTCAATCGAGATTGCCCACCACATGCAAATAAAGTGTGTTTACTATGGGTTAGTTGGCGATATATAAAAAGAAGATAGGTGGCGCTATATGCTAGGCGTGTTTGTGAAAAAAAGTCGAGGCCATTTTCTCTTGTCTTTTTTTACCAACCATGTAGTTTAAACCTAGGCAGCAtatgattttattttcataGTTATTTTGAAGTTTAGTTATAACATACACGTTTAAAGTCGGAAAAGAAACAAATTTCGAAAGAAGCAGTTTAGTAAAATTGTTATTTGCACTCAAACGCTTATCTTTCGAAAATGGGTAACGTGATGGCGTCCACAGAAAGCGTAGGGTCGTCCCCTGGGCGTGGGAATGTGTCTTCCGGATCGCGCTTGCAGGAGGCGTCTACCACCGCAGTAACCGGAATGCCGCCACAGATGGTTAAGGAGTTAGAAGTGGAGGCTCGTAAGACGGAGCTGTCAAATCCCGGAACAGTTGAGGAACTGCACAGCCGCTGCCACGACATACAGGCCAACACCTTTGAGGGGGCCAAGATCATGCTGAACAAGGGGCTGAGTAACCACTTTCAAGTAACGCACACCATCAATATGAACTCATCGGCGCCAAGTGGATATCGCTTCGGAGCCACCTATGTGGGAACCAAGCAATACGGTCCGAATGAGGCCTTTCCAGTTCTCGTTGGTGAAATCGATCCGTTGGGCAACCTCAATGCAAACGTGATCCATCAACTGACCTCTCGACTGCGGTGTAAGTTTGCATCTCAGTTCCAGGACTCCAAGTTGGTGGCAACCCAGTTTACGGGGGACTATCGCGGAAGAGACTACACAATATCCTTGACAGTGGGCAACCCGGGAATCCTGACGGGCTCCGGAGTTGTTGTTTGCCAGTACTTGCAGGCAGTCACCCAAAGACTGGCCCTTGGATCAGAGTTGGCCTACCAATACGGACCCAATGTTCCTGGACGGCAAGTAGCTGTGTTGTCGGCGGTAGGACGCTATGCTGTCGATGATTCCGTGTGGTCTTGCACTTTGGGACCTGGTGGCTTCCATCTTAGCTACTACCAGAAGGCCAGTGATCAACTGCAGATCGGAGTCGAGGTGGAGACGAATCTCCGCCTACAAGAGTCTACGGCTACGGTTGCCTACCAGGTGGATATCCCCAAGGCAGATCTAGTATTTCGTGGGAGTCTCGATTCGAACTGGCAAATTGCTGGCGTCCTCGAAAAACGCTTGCAACCACTTCCGCTTTCGTTCGCCATCAGCGGTCGCATGAATCACCTAAAAAACAGCTTTCGGCTGGGCTGTGGACTCATGATCGGATGAATCGCATCCATTAATGTCTAGTGGGGACCAAAGATTTATGaagattaaattaaaaaagcgATTGTTTTCATTTTACTAGCCCAATATACTCAAGGGCTGCCGAATCTTACATTTTTCGGATTTCAACAGTGCtcagtttaaaaattaaaaatttaaatgtcaGCAACGAATATCAAAAATTAATGCTTTTTATTATGTACTGTGACCAGCGATAATACAGAAATCCTTgttatgattttaaaaatattaataggTTAAAATTTCATAAAGTAAAATTTGCGCTACCTTTTTTGTGACTTGACAGTTATCATTTAAAGATTTAGCTGTTAGATGTGTAtcataaacaattttaaatttggaTGTCCGAAAAGTTCCCGATCATGTCAATTGGTAGTTcgaagtaaaaaaaaaattaaaatattaaggCTTAAATcagtctaccgcccacataaccatatattgagatcgcgggtaggtggcgcatttcactctcgctttgctgcttgcat
Protein-coding regions in this window:
- the tomboy40 gene encoding mitochondrial import receptor subunit TOM40 homolog 2, with amino-acid sequence MGNVMASTESVGSSPGRGNVSSGSRLQEASTTAVTGMPPQMVKELEVEARKTELSNPGTVEELHSRCHDIQANTFEGAKIMLNKGLSNHFQVTHTINMNSSAPSGYRFGATYVGTKQYGPNEAFPVLVGEIDPLGNLNANVIHQLTSRLRCKFASQFQDSKLVATQFTGDYRGRDYTISLTVGNPGILTGSGVVVCQYLQAVTQRLALGSELAYQYGPNVPGRQVAVLSAVGRYAVDDSVWSCTLGPGGFHLSYYQKASDQLQIGVEVETNLRLQESTATVAYQVDIPKADLVFRGSLDSNWQIAGVLEKRLQPLPLSFAISGRMNHLKNSFRLGCGLMIG